The Bradyrhizobium guangxiense genomic sequence AGATACAGGAACCAGTTCACCTCGGTCACATCGGGCCCGAGATACGGCGGCTTGATCCCCTCGAAGGACTGCACATGCGTCGCATAGAGCTGCTCGACCAGGCGGCGCCGTTCGATGATCTCGTCGATGCGCTTCAGCTGGGCCAGCCCGAGCGCCGCCGCGAGATCGCTGAGCCCGGCTTGATAGGACGCCGCCGAGCCGACCACGACCGAGGAACGCTCGTTCAGCCGGTGCGACCGGTGACGACGCAGCGTCACCGCAAGGTCGATGTCGTCCGTGACGACCATGCCGCCCTCGCCACAGGTCAGCAGCGACGGCTGCGCGAAATCGAACACGGCGACGTCGCCGAAGCTGCCAACCAGCCTGTCCTTGTAGCGCGAGCCGATCGCCTCGGTGGAATCCTCCAGCAGGAGGATACCGTGCCGGTCCGCGATGTCGCGCAGCTCCGACCAGGGCGCCGGGTGGCCGTTGGTGTTGGCTGCAAGGATGGCCCGCGTCGCGTGCGTGATGCGCTCCTCGACTTTTTGCGGCGCCAACGTTCCTGACCAATAGTCGATGTCGGCGAAGACGGGCCTCGCACCGGCGAGGCTGATTGCATGCGCGGTCTCGCGGAACGAATAGGACGAGGCGATGACCTCGTCGCCCGCACCGATGCCGTACGCCTTCAGGGCGAGCAGGAGACCGATGGTGCCGCTCGGCACCGCAATCGCATAGGCCCGGCCGACATAGGCGGCAAACGCCGCCTCGAATTCCTCCGCGAGCAGCCCGCTGGAAATCCGCGGCGAGCGCAGCACGGCATCCACCGCGCCGATCTCAGCCAGCGTGATGTCGGGATCGGAGAGCGGGATGAAATCGTGATGGTTCTCGACTGTGAGATCGCC encodes the following:
- a CDS encoding DegT/DnrJ/EryC1/StrS family aminotransferase, which encodes MTEPALAYDDIAETGDLTVENHHDFIPLSDPDITLAEIGAVDAVLRSPRISSGLLAEEFEAAFAAYVGRAYAIAVPSGTIGLLLALKAYGIGAGDEVIASSYSFRETAHAISLAGARPVFADIDYWSGTLAPQKVEERITHATRAILAANTNGHPAPWSELRDIADRHGILLLEDSTEAIGSRYKDRLVGSFGDVAVFDFAQPSLLTCGEGGMVVTDDIDLAVTLRRHRSHRLNERSSVVVGSAASYQAGLSDLAAALGLAQLKRIDEIIERRRLVEQLYATHVQSFEGIKPPYLGPDVTEVNWFLYLVHLGTRFTRSSRDAIAEDLRVEQVEAAAYSHPLHLQRHYFDLGYRRGDLLVTEKIADRAVALPFHTHLTDSQIEFIVETMKDASINVGAGAAIY